Proteins from a genomic interval of Thunnus thynnus chromosome 5, fThuThy2.1, whole genome shotgun sequence:
- the LOC137183368 gene encoding forkhead box protein P2-like isoform X2, which yields MPESPLSPTAARQTPASSLISHTDNVAGESVANGDSCSEVSRGNWQSLHHKQVFLAMMAPQQMQQLLSPNQLQALIHQKQQALLLQQQHLKEFYKKQQQQIHLQLLQQQPGKKGKELPAQQLVFQQLLQIQQQQQQQQQQQLLRVQRPVLSSPALSPAGLSPAEMQQIWRELTNGITEDKTTLKTNQSSAANNIKPTKVTGRQTADQQSASPRRAECAVKADRAATHVLYSHGVCNWPGCESVCENFSQFIKHLGSEHTLDDRSTAQCRVQMQVVQQLDLQLCKERERLRAMMAHLHLPSLEAQSLSAPASLQSPTLTVSQSDTAADPRCLQLSSVSVTDNLPSLSPSDSAQVSPQPLAPVGTPSQGCEEESPTHTSCAGAIRHRHQPLIYSLSSENEYELYKNTDIRPPFTYATLIRQAIMEASDMQLTLNEIYNWFTRTFAYFRRNAATWKNAVRHNLSLHKCFVRVENVKGAVWTVDEVEYQRRRSQKITGSPSLMKNVSSSLAFGAVLNASLQTALAEASLPGFKECASRNSRSQIQENRTPDSNSTDSSARVQQSPFLKDKALNLNDQESLMPTVNPAGLQLDMTENDKDHLFDLE from the exons ATGCCTGAGTCTCCTCTCAGTCCCACGGCAGCCCGTCAAACCCCAGCCAGCAGCCTCATCAGTCACACAGACAACGTTGCAGGAGAGAGTGTAGCTAATGGGGACTCCTGCAGTGAAGTGAGCAGAGGAAACTGGCAGAGTCTCCACCATAAACAG GTCTTCCTTGCAATGATGGCTCCTCAGCAGATGCAGCAGCTTCTGTCCCCCAACCAGCTGCAGGCTCTGATCCACCAGAAGCAACAAGCTCTTCTGCTCCAGCAG CAACATCTTAAAGAGTTTTACaagaagcaacaacaacagatccacctgcagctgcttcaacagCAGCCAGGCAAGAAAGGCAAAGAG CTCCCCGCACAGCAGCTTGTTTTCCAGCAGCTCCTCCaaatccagcagcagcagcagcagcagcagcagcagcagctcctccgGGTGCAGAGACCGGTCCTTTCCTCCCCCGCCCTCTCTCCAG cTGGTTTAAGCCCCGCAGAGATGCAGCAGATATGGAGAGAGCTGACAAACGGAATAACAGAGGATAAAACCACGCTGAAGACCAATCAGAGTTCTGCTGCTAACAACATTAAGCCAACTAAAGTCACAGGGAGGCAGACCGCTGACCAGCAGTCTGCCTCTCCTCGCAGGGCAGAATG TGCTGTTAAAGCTGATCGTGCCGCCACGCATGTTCTCTACAGTCACGGGGTGTGTAACTGGCCTGGATGTGAGTCAGTCTGTGAAAACTTCAGCCAGTTTATAAA gcacCTAGGCAGTGAGCACACTCTGGATGACAGAAGTACAGCCCAGTGCAGAGTCCAGATGCAGGTGGTTCAGCAACTTGACCTTCAG CTCTGCAAAGAACGGGAGCGTCTGCGAGCGATGATGGCTCACCTGCATCTGCCATCTTTAGAAGCTCAGTCGCTCTCTGCACCCGCGAGTCTACAGTCACCGACATTAACCGTATCACAATCTGATACGGCTGCTGACCCACGCTGTCTACAG ctcagctcagtCTCCGTCACCGACAACCTGCCCTCGCTGAGCCCGTCAGACTCGGCGCAGGTCTCCCCTCAACCTCTGGCCCCCGTCGGCACTCCGTCCCAGGGGTGTGAAGAAGAGTCGCCCACTCATACATCATGTGCCGGGGCCATAAGACATCGTCATCAGCCTTTGATCTACTCTCTGTCTTCAG AAAATGAATATGAGCTGTACAAGAACACTGATATCAGACCACCTTTTACCTATGCGACACTGATAAGACAG GCTATTATGGAAGCATCAGACATGCAACTCACACTCAACGAGATATACAACTGGTTCACACGGACGTTTGCCTATTTCAGACGCAACGCTGCCACTTGGAAG AACGCTGTGCGCCACAACCTGAGCCTGCACAAGTGCTTTGTGCGTGTGGAGAATGTGAAAGGCGCCGTGTGGACGGTGGATGAGGTGGAATACCAGAGGAGGAGATCCCAGAAGATCACAGG GAGTCCGTcactgatgaaaaatgtttcctccAGCCTCGCTTTTGGTGCCGTTCTGAACGCTAGCTTACAG ACGGCACTCGCAGAAGCGTCACTGCCAGGATTCAAGGAGTGTGCAAGCAGAAACTCAAGGAGTCAAATACAGGAGAACAGAACACCAGATAGCAACAGCACAGACTCCTCTGCACGAGTCCAGCA GTCTCCTTTCCTTAAAGACAAAGCACTGAATCTGAATGACCAAGAATCTCTGATGCCGACTGTAAACCCGGCCGGTCTGCAGCTCGACATGACTGAAAACGACAAAGATCACTTGTTTGACCTCGAATGA
- the LOC137183368 gene encoding forkhead box protein P2-like isoform X1, whose amino-acid sequence MPESPLSPTAARQTPASSLISHTDNVAGESVANGDSCSEVSRGNWQSLHHKQVFLAMMAPQQMQQLLSPNQLQALIHQKQQALLLQQQHLKEFYKKQQQQIHLQLLQQQPGKKGKELPAQQLVFQQLLQIQQQQQQQQQQQLLRVQRPVLSSPALSPAGLSPAEMQQIWRELTNGITEDKTTLKTNQSSAANNIKPTKVTGRQTADQQSASPRRAECAVKADRAATHVLYSHGVCNWPGCESVCENFSQFIKHLGSEHTLDDRSTAQCRVQMQVVQQLDLQLCKERERLRAMMAHLHLPSLEAQSLSAPASLQSPTLTVSQSDTAADPRCLQLSSVSVTDNLPSLSPSDSAQVSPQPLAPVGTPSQGCEEESPTHTSCAGAIRHRHQPLIYSLSSENEYELYKNTDIRPPFTYATLIRQAIMEASDMQLTLNEIYNWFTRTFAYFRRNAATWKNAVRHNLSLHKCFVRVENVKGAVWTVDEVEYQRRRSQKITGSPSLMKNVSSSLAFGAVLNASLQTALAEASLPGFKECASRNSRSQIQENRTPDSNSTDSSARVQQMSLCVISCRSPFLKDKALNLNDQESLMPTVNPAGLQLDMTENDKDHLFDLE is encoded by the exons ATGCCTGAGTCTCCTCTCAGTCCCACGGCAGCCCGTCAAACCCCAGCCAGCAGCCTCATCAGTCACACAGACAACGTTGCAGGAGAGAGTGTAGCTAATGGGGACTCCTGCAGTGAAGTGAGCAGAGGAAACTGGCAGAGTCTCCACCATAAACAG GTCTTCCTTGCAATGATGGCTCCTCAGCAGATGCAGCAGCTTCTGTCCCCCAACCAGCTGCAGGCTCTGATCCACCAGAAGCAACAAGCTCTTCTGCTCCAGCAG CAACATCTTAAAGAGTTTTACaagaagcaacaacaacagatccacctgcagctgcttcaacagCAGCCAGGCAAGAAAGGCAAAGAG CTCCCCGCACAGCAGCTTGTTTTCCAGCAGCTCCTCCaaatccagcagcagcagcagcagcagcagcagcagcagctcctccgGGTGCAGAGACCGGTCCTTTCCTCCCCCGCCCTCTCTCCAG cTGGTTTAAGCCCCGCAGAGATGCAGCAGATATGGAGAGAGCTGACAAACGGAATAACAGAGGATAAAACCACGCTGAAGACCAATCAGAGTTCTGCTGCTAACAACATTAAGCCAACTAAAGTCACAGGGAGGCAGACCGCTGACCAGCAGTCTGCCTCTCCTCGCAGGGCAGAATG TGCTGTTAAAGCTGATCGTGCCGCCACGCATGTTCTCTACAGTCACGGGGTGTGTAACTGGCCTGGATGTGAGTCAGTCTGTGAAAACTTCAGCCAGTTTATAAA gcacCTAGGCAGTGAGCACACTCTGGATGACAGAAGTACAGCCCAGTGCAGAGTCCAGATGCAGGTGGTTCAGCAACTTGACCTTCAG CTCTGCAAAGAACGGGAGCGTCTGCGAGCGATGATGGCTCACCTGCATCTGCCATCTTTAGAAGCTCAGTCGCTCTCTGCACCCGCGAGTCTACAGTCACCGACATTAACCGTATCACAATCTGATACGGCTGCTGACCCACGCTGTCTACAG ctcagctcagtCTCCGTCACCGACAACCTGCCCTCGCTGAGCCCGTCAGACTCGGCGCAGGTCTCCCCTCAACCTCTGGCCCCCGTCGGCACTCCGTCCCAGGGGTGTGAAGAAGAGTCGCCCACTCATACATCATGTGCCGGGGCCATAAGACATCGTCATCAGCCTTTGATCTACTCTCTGTCTTCAG AAAATGAATATGAGCTGTACAAGAACACTGATATCAGACCACCTTTTACCTATGCGACACTGATAAGACAG GCTATTATGGAAGCATCAGACATGCAACTCACACTCAACGAGATATACAACTGGTTCACACGGACGTTTGCCTATTTCAGACGCAACGCTGCCACTTGGAAG AACGCTGTGCGCCACAACCTGAGCCTGCACAAGTGCTTTGTGCGTGTGGAGAATGTGAAAGGCGCCGTGTGGACGGTGGATGAGGTGGAATACCAGAGGAGGAGATCCCAGAAGATCACAGG GAGTCCGTcactgatgaaaaatgtttcctccAGCCTCGCTTTTGGTGCCGTTCTGAACGCTAGCTTACAG ACGGCACTCGCAGAAGCGTCACTGCCAGGATTCAAGGAGTGTGCAAGCAGAAACTCAAGGAGTCAAATACAGGAGAACAGAACACCAGATAGCAACAGCACAGACTCCTCTGCACGAGTCCAGCA aatgtctctgtgtgtcatcTCTTGCAGGTCTCCTTTCCTTAAAGACAAAGCACTGAATCTGAATGACCAAGAATCTCTGATGCCGACTGTAAACCCGGCCGGTCTGCAGCTCGACATGACTGAAAACGACAAAGATCACTTGTTTGACCTCGAATGA